From Plectropomus leopardus isolate mb chromosome 17, YSFRI_Pleo_2.0, whole genome shotgun sequence, a single genomic window includes:
- the LOC121956146 gene encoding LOW QUALITY PROTEIN: TOM1-like protein 2 (The sequence of the model RefSeq protein was modified relative to this genomic sequence to represent the inferred CDS: deleted 1 base in 1 codon) encodes MEFLLGNPYSTPVGQCIERATDGGLQNEDWTLNMEICDIINETDEGPKDAMRALKKRLCGNKNYREVMLALTVLETCVKNCGHRFHIQVANRDFIDGVLVKIISPKTNPPTIVQDKVLSLIQAWADAFRSSPDLTGVVHIYEELKRKGIEFPMADLDALSPIHTPQRGTPEVDPAMNKYLAPSSPAVGTPKPSPTPASATPASNMPSPITATPEQIARLRSELDVVRGNTKVMSEMLTEMVPGQEDASDLELLQELNRTCRSMQQRVVELISRVSNEEVTEELLHVNDDLNNIFLRYERYERYRSGRAAQNNGMLNEATEDNLIDLGPGSPAVVTPRITSSPPAHSPAGATASPAHNPTTAALSSALASIDVASDSVSGTLSSLPGPNQDDFDMFAQTRSSSLADQRKNVKYEDPQALGGLASALDVRQQNTGGLRVKGDDNPADQELPIDSWLITQGMIPVSQSSVMDDIEEWLCADVKGDAAEEGVTSEEFDKFLEERAKASDSLPSPPGANPAHPARAPGGSHKKAERTEDALFAL; translated from the exons AGAGGGCCACAGACGGAGGCCTACAGAATGAGGACTGGACCCTCAACATGGAAATCTGTGATATCATAAACGAGACAGACGAGGG GCCAAAAGACGCCATGCGGGCACTGAAGAAGAGACTCTGTGGCAACAAGAACTACAGAGAAGTGATGCTGGCGCTAACG GTATTGGAGACATGTGTGAAAAACTGTGGTCACAGGTTTCATATCCAGGTGGCCAACCGAGATTTCATCGATGGTGTGTTGGTCAAAATCATCTCCCCCAAAACCAATCCTCCAACCATCGTTCAAGACAAAGTGCTGTCGCTCATACAG GCCTGGGCTGATGCCTTCAGGAGTAGCCCCGATTTAACTGGTGTGGTCCATATTTATGAGGAACTGAAGAGGAAAGGCATCGAGTTCCCAATGGCAGATCTGGATGCATTGTCTCCCATCCACACACCACAGAGG ggTACACCAGAGGTGGACCCAGCTATGAACAAGTACCTAGCCCCGTCCTCACCTGCTGTCGGGACTCCAAAACCTTCCCCGACCCCTGCCTCTGCCACACCGGCCTCCAACATGCCCAGCCCCATCACAGCAACCCCTGAACAG ATCGCTCGGCTGCGCAGCGAGCTGGACGTAGTGAGAGGAAACACCAAAGTCATGTCAGAGATGCTAACAGAGATGGTCCCCGGGCAGGAAGACGCCTCTGACCTGGAACTACTTCAG GAGCTGAACAGAACATGCAGGTCTATGCAGCAGAGAGTGGTCGAGCTGATTTCACGAGTTTCTAACGAAGAAGTGACCGAGGAGCTGCTACATGTCAATGATGACctcaacaacattttcctcCGATATGAGAG GTACGAGAGGTACAGGTCGGGTAGAGCCGCTCAGAACAACGGG ATGTTGAATGAGGCCACAGAGGACAACCTGATAGACCTGGGCCCGGGCTCCCCAGCTGTGGTCACACCCAGGATCACCTCCAGCCCTCCTGCCCACTCCCCTGCCGGGGCCACCGCCTCCCCAGCTCATAACCCCACTACAGCCGCGCTGTCATCTGCGCTCGCAAGTATTG ATGTAGCCTCCGACAGCGTGAGCGGCACCCTGTCCTCACTTCCAGGACCCAACCAGGATGATTTCGACATGTTTGCCCAGACCAGGAGCAGCTCTCTGGCTGACCAGCGCAAGAA TGTAAAGTATGAGGACCCTCAGGCTCTGGGCGGCCTGGCCTCGGCTTTGGATGTGAGACAACAGAACACAGGAGGG CTGAGGGTAAAAGGGGATGATAACCCAGCAGATCAGGAGCTGCCCATAGACAGCTGGCTTATTACCCAAGGAATG ATCCCCGTATCGCAGTCCTCTGTCATGGATGACATAGAGGAGTGGCTCTGTGCTGACGTG AAAGGGGATGCTGCTGAGGAAGGGGTGACCAGTGAAG aatttGATAAGTTCCTGGAGGAGCGAGCAAAGGCATCAGACTCTCTGCCATCTCCCCCTGGAGCTAACCCCGCTCACCCTGCTCGTGCCCCCGGTGGCTCCCACAAGAAGGCTGAGCGGACGGAGGATGCCCTCTTTGCCTTGTAG
- the srebf1 gene encoding sterol regulatory element-binding protein 1 isoform X1 produces MNSLSFDDPSLDNLDPTLSLNDPSDIDTALLSDIDDMLQLISNQDMEFGGLFDNPPYTGPPPSQELPGLTQSITSSAPPTTTTTPPPPPPASSSILSSSPHLDALLGPPITRSSSTPDKAFQPPTFQQSPLAQVPTQRQPPASPPQAQSLRQPQVEQPQPILSPSSSVQTASPQGSPAPNPAFSSTPQALFTSPAPQTPPQPQPQTQIQAQAQQARTSYSSQNSYTTVSPSSVSQPTTILSSSPTSVQPVTIQAQLQGLTTTSPLLATSASPPIQTIAPHVQQVPVLLQPQFIKAESLLLTTLKHDPCIVTTTMASPTSLATTTPVQSTSLQAFMGSGTILTTVPVMVDAEKLPINRIAISGKPAGQPHKGEKRTAHNAIEKRYRSSINDKIIELKDLVAGTEAKLNKSAVLRKAIDYIRYLQQANQKLKQENMAFKMAAQKNKSLKDLVAMEVDGPADVKNELPTPPASDVGSPTSFSHCGSDSEPDSPMGEDTKQPSSGMLDGCAAGGGAGGMLDRSRMALCAFTFLFLSLNPLAALLCSSGSSSAGSAAATATHHAGRSVLGVDITADSWGWMDWMLPTILVWLLNGILVSGVLIQLLVYGEPVTRPHSGSSVLFWRHRKQADLDLARGDFAQASQNLWTCLKALGRPLPISQLDLACAALWSLLRFCLQRLWVGRWLAARAGGLRSDRPLKEDACKSSRDAALVYHRLHQLHMTGKLNGSHLSAVHMALSAVNLAECAGSCLPVASLAEVYVSAALRVKASLPRILHFTSRVFLSSARQACLSSSGSVPPAMQWLCHPLGHRFFVDGDWAIRSTPKESIYSQAGNTVDPLAQVTQAFREHLLEKALYCVAQPHEEKRSSQGEGEYADALEYLQLLISASDAAGATSQSFAIGSNMATVTGCDPHSKWWSSVTVVIINWLQGDDAAAERLYPTVEHLPRSLQNAESLLPKACLNTFRAVRALLSKPENCQLSLSYSDKASALLRDSLNLGPHCHSSSLDKVVQLLLCDLLLVMRTNVWRLQQQGAGPAGSGSTGTSGPTGVHQASPPELQGFQQDLSSLRKLAHSFRPAMRRLFLHEATARLMAGASPTRTHQLLDRSLRRRATPGAKTEECETRPGQREQAEAVMLACRYLPPSFLSAPGQRVGMLADAARTLEKLGDKRTLHDCQQMIIKLGSGTTVTNS; encoded by the exons ATGAACAGCCTGTCTTTTGACGATCCTTCGTTGGATAACCTGGATCCGACGCTGTCGCTGAATGACCCCAGCGATATTGACACGGCCCTCTTAAGCGACATTGATG acATGCTACAGCTCATCAGCAACCAGGACATGGAGTTTGGAGGACTGTTTGATAACCCTCCATACACAGGGCCTCCTCCCAGCCAAGAGCTCCCTGGTCTGACCCAGTCCATCACCTCTTCTGCCCCTCCGACCACCACTACgacacctccacctccacctccagcctCCTCTTCCATCCTAAGCAGCAGCCCTCACCTGGATGCACTCCTGGGCCCTCCCATCACCCGTAGTTCCTCCACCCCAGACAAGGCCTTCCAACCTCCCACCTTCCAGCAGTCGCCCCTCGCCCAGGTGCCCACACAGAGGCAGCCGCCAGCCTCCCCGCCGCAAGCGCAGAGCCTCAGACAGCCCCAGGTGGAGCAGCCCCAACCCATTCTCAGCCCGTCTTCCTCGGTCCAGACAGCTTCACCCCAAGGCTCACCAGCACCGAATCCAGCTTTCAGCTCCACGCCCCAGGCTCTCTTCACCTCGCCTGCACCCCAGACTCCGCCTCAGCCGCAGCCGCAGACACAAATTCAGGCTCAGGCTCAACAGGCCCGGACCAGCTACAGCAGTCAGAACAGCTACACAA cTGTCAGTCCCAGCAGTGTGAGCCAACCCACCACCATCTTGTCATCCTCACCCACAAGTGTTCAGCCAGTGACCATTCAGGCTCAACTCCAAGGGCTCACCACCACTTCTCCTCTCCTGGCCACGTCGGCGAGTCCGCCGATTCAAACCATTGCACCCCACGTCCAGCAAGTACCT GTGCTGCTGCAGCCTCAGTTCATCAAGGCTGAGTCTCTGCTGCTGACCACTCTGAAGCATGACCCCTGCATTGTCACTACTACTATGGCCTCTCCCACATCTCTGGCCACCACCACGCCGGTACAGAGCACTTCACTGCAG GCCTTCATGGGCAGTGGCACCATCCTGACCACGGTGCCCGTCATGGTGGACGCTGAGAAGCTGCCCATCAACCGCATCGCCATCAGCGGTAAGCCGGCAGGCCAGCCACACAAGGGAGAGAAGCGCACAGCCCACAACGCCATCGAGAAGCGTTACCGCTCCTCTATTAATGACAAAATCATCGAGCTCAAAGATCTGGTGGCTGGAACTGAAGCCAAG CTCAACAAATCTGCTGTGCTGAGGAAAGCCATCGACTACATCCGTTACCTGCAGCAAGCCAACCAGAAACTCAAGCAGGAGAACATGGCTTTTAAGATGGCAGCCCAGAAAAACA AGTCTCTCAAGGACCTGGTTGCCATGGAGGTGGACGGACCAGCTGATGTGAAGAACGAGCTGCCCACCCCGCCAGCCTCTGACGTGGGCTCCCCCACCTCCTTCTCACACTGTGGCAGTGACTCAGAGCCCGACAGTCCGATGGGGGAGGACACCAAG CAGCCGAGCTCGGGCATGTTAGACGGATGCGCAGCAGGAGGCGGCGCTGGCGGCATGTTGGATCGTTCCCGCATGGCGCTGTGCGCCTTCaccttcctctttctctccctcaacCCTCTGGCCGCCCTGCTCTGCTCATCTGGCAGCAGCTCAGCTGGAAGCGCAGCAGCCACTGCCACCCATCACGCAGGAAGGAGCGTCCTGGGTGTGGACATCACAG CGGACTCGTGGGGCTGGATGGACTGGATGCTGCCGACTATACTGGTGTGGCTGCTGAACGGTATTCTGGTGTCAGGGGTTCTGATCCAACTGTTGGTGTATGGAGAGCCTGTAACCAGACCACACTCTGGATCCTCTGTCCTGTTCTGGAGGCACCGTAAGCAGGCTGACCTGGACCTAGCTAGa GGAGATTTTGCCCAGGCCAGTCAGAACCTGTGGACCTGTCTCAAAGCTCTTGGTCGTCCCTTACCCATCTCTCAGTTGGACCTGGCCTGTGCTGCACTCTGGTCCCTGCTCAGATTCTGCCTCCAGCGCCTCTGGGTTGGCCGCTGGCTAGCTGCCAGGGCCGGAGGGCTGCGTTCTGACCGCCCCCTAAAGGAGGACGCCTGCAAAAGCAGCCGCGACGCTGCCCTGGTTTACCACCGCCTGCACCAGCTTCACATGACAG GTAAGCTGAATGGTAGCCACCTGTCAGCGGTGCACATGGCTCTAAGTGCGGTGAACCTGGCAGAGTGTGCTGGCTCCTGTCTGCCTGTAGCCAGTCTGGCTGAGGTCTATGTCTCAGCGGCTCTTCGGGTCAAAGCCAGCTTGCCAAGGATCCTGCATTTTACCTCT CGTGTGTTCCTGAGCAGCGCCCGCCAGGCGTGCCTGTCGTCCAGTGGCAGTGTGCCTCCAGCTATGCAGTGGCTGTGTCACCCGCTAGGTCACCGCTTCTTTGTGGATGGGGATTGGGCTATTCGCAGCACTCCGAAAGAAAGCATCTACAGTCAGGCTGGCAATACTG TGGATCCTCTGGCCCAGGTGACTCAGGCATTCAGGGAACATCTCCTGGAGAAAGCTCTGTACTGTGTGGCCCAGCCTCACGAAGAGAAAAGATCCAGCCAGGGCGAGGG AGAGTATGCTGATGCCCTGGAGTATCTCCAGCTGTTGATCAGTGCTTCAGATGCGGCTGGTGCCACATCACAGTCCTTTGCCATCGGCTCCAACATGGCCACTGTGACTG GCTGTGACCCTCACTCCAAGTGGTGGTCCTCAGTTACCGTCGTGATCATCAACTGGCTCCAAGGAGACGACGCCGCGGCGGAGAGACTGTATCCGACTGTTGAGCACCTGCCCCGCAGTCTTCAGAACGCAGA GAGTCTTCTGCCCAAGGCATGTCTGAACACATTCAGAGCGGTGAGGGCTCTGCTGTCCAAGCCAGAAAACTGCCAGCTGAGTCTGAGCTACAGCGACAAGGCCAGCGCCCTGCTTCGAGACAGCCTCAACCTAGGACCACACTGCCACAGCTCCAGTTTAgacaag GTTGTCCAGTTGCTCTTATGCGATCTCTTACTGGTGATGAGGACCAATGTGTGGCgtctgcagcagcagggggCAGGTCCTGCAGGTTCAGGGTCGACAGGTACCAGCGGCCCCACCGGGGTCCACCAGGCATCCCCACCAGAGCTCCAAGGCTTTCAGCAAGATCTCAGCTCGCTACGCAAACTCGCACACAGCTTCAGGCCTGCAATGCGGAGG
- the srebf1 gene encoding sterol regulatory element-binding protein 1 isoform X2: protein MNSLSFDDPSLDNLDPTLSLNDPSDIDTALLSDIDDMLQLISNQDMEFGGLFDNPPYTGPPPSQELPGLTQSITSSAPPTTTTTPPPPPPASSSILSSSPHLDALLGPPITRSSSTPDKAFQPPTFQQSPLAQVPTQRQPPASPPQAQSLRQPQVEQPQPILSPSSSVQTASPQGSPAPNPAFSSTPQALFTSPAPQTPPQPQPQTQIQAQAQQARTSYSSQNSYTTVSPSSVSQPTTILSSSPTSVQPVTIQAQLQGLTTTSPLLATSASPPIQTIAPHVQQVPVLLQPQFIKAESLLLTTLKHDPCIVTTTMASPTSLATTTPVQSTSLQAFMGSGTILTTVPVMVDAEKLPINRIAISGKPAGQPHKGEKRTAHNAIEKRYRSSINDKIIELKDLVAGTEAKLNKSAVLRKAIDYIRYLQQANQKLKQENMAFKMAAQKNKSLKDLVAMEVDGPADVKNELPTPPASDVGSPTSFSHCGSDSEPDSPMGEDTKPSSGMLDGCAAGGGAGGMLDRSRMALCAFTFLFLSLNPLAALLCSSGSSSAGSAAATATHHAGRSVLGVDITADSWGWMDWMLPTILVWLLNGILVSGVLIQLLVYGEPVTRPHSGSSVLFWRHRKQADLDLARGDFAQASQNLWTCLKALGRPLPISQLDLACAALWSLLRFCLQRLWVGRWLAARAGGLRSDRPLKEDACKSSRDAALVYHRLHQLHMTGKLNGSHLSAVHMALSAVNLAECAGSCLPVASLAEVYVSAALRVKASLPRILHFTSRVFLSSARQACLSSSGSVPPAMQWLCHPLGHRFFVDGDWAIRSTPKESIYSQAGNTVDPLAQVTQAFREHLLEKALYCVAQPHEEKRSSQGEGEYADALEYLQLLISASDAAGATSQSFAIGSNMATVTGCDPHSKWWSSVTVVIINWLQGDDAAAERLYPTVEHLPRSLQNAESLLPKACLNTFRAVRALLSKPENCQLSLSYSDKASALLRDSLNLGPHCHSSSLDKVVQLLLCDLLLVMRTNVWRLQQQGAGPAGSGSTGTSGPTGVHQASPPELQGFQQDLSSLRKLAHSFRPAMRRLFLHEATARLMAGASPTRTHQLLDRSLRRRATPGAKTEECETRPGQREQAEAVMLACRYLPPSFLSAPGQRVGMLADAARTLEKLGDKRTLHDCQQMIIKLGSGTTVTNS from the exons ATGAACAGCCTGTCTTTTGACGATCCTTCGTTGGATAACCTGGATCCGACGCTGTCGCTGAATGACCCCAGCGATATTGACACGGCCCTCTTAAGCGACATTGATG acATGCTACAGCTCATCAGCAACCAGGACATGGAGTTTGGAGGACTGTTTGATAACCCTCCATACACAGGGCCTCCTCCCAGCCAAGAGCTCCCTGGTCTGACCCAGTCCATCACCTCTTCTGCCCCTCCGACCACCACTACgacacctccacctccacctccagcctCCTCTTCCATCCTAAGCAGCAGCCCTCACCTGGATGCACTCCTGGGCCCTCCCATCACCCGTAGTTCCTCCACCCCAGACAAGGCCTTCCAACCTCCCACCTTCCAGCAGTCGCCCCTCGCCCAGGTGCCCACACAGAGGCAGCCGCCAGCCTCCCCGCCGCAAGCGCAGAGCCTCAGACAGCCCCAGGTGGAGCAGCCCCAACCCATTCTCAGCCCGTCTTCCTCGGTCCAGACAGCTTCACCCCAAGGCTCACCAGCACCGAATCCAGCTTTCAGCTCCACGCCCCAGGCTCTCTTCACCTCGCCTGCACCCCAGACTCCGCCTCAGCCGCAGCCGCAGACACAAATTCAGGCTCAGGCTCAACAGGCCCGGACCAGCTACAGCAGTCAGAACAGCTACACAA cTGTCAGTCCCAGCAGTGTGAGCCAACCCACCACCATCTTGTCATCCTCACCCACAAGTGTTCAGCCAGTGACCATTCAGGCTCAACTCCAAGGGCTCACCACCACTTCTCCTCTCCTGGCCACGTCGGCGAGTCCGCCGATTCAAACCATTGCACCCCACGTCCAGCAAGTACCT GTGCTGCTGCAGCCTCAGTTCATCAAGGCTGAGTCTCTGCTGCTGACCACTCTGAAGCATGACCCCTGCATTGTCACTACTACTATGGCCTCTCCCACATCTCTGGCCACCACCACGCCGGTACAGAGCACTTCACTGCAG GCCTTCATGGGCAGTGGCACCATCCTGACCACGGTGCCCGTCATGGTGGACGCTGAGAAGCTGCCCATCAACCGCATCGCCATCAGCGGTAAGCCGGCAGGCCAGCCACACAAGGGAGAGAAGCGCACAGCCCACAACGCCATCGAGAAGCGTTACCGCTCCTCTATTAATGACAAAATCATCGAGCTCAAAGATCTGGTGGCTGGAACTGAAGCCAAG CTCAACAAATCTGCTGTGCTGAGGAAAGCCATCGACTACATCCGTTACCTGCAGCAAGCCAACCAGAAACTCAAGCAGGAGAACATGGCTTTTAAGATGGCAGCCCAGAAAAACA AGTCTCTCAAGGACCTGGTTGCCATGGAGGTGGACGGACCAGCTGATGTGAAGAACGAGCTGCCCACCCCGCCAGCCTCTGACGTGGGCTCCCCCACCTCCTTCTCACACTGTGGCAGTGACTCAGAGCCCGACAGTCCGATGGGGGAGGACACCAAG CCGAGCTCGGGCATGTTAGACGGATGCGCAGCAGGAGGCGGCGCTGGCGGCATGTTGGATCGTTCCCGCATGGCGCTGTGCGCCTTCaccttcctctttctctccctcaacCCTCTGGCCGCCCTGCTCTGCTCATCTGGCAGCAGCTCAGCTGGAAGCGCAGCAGCCACTGCCACCCATCACGCAGGAAGGAGCGTCCTGGGTGTGGACATCACAG CGGACTCGTGGGGCTGGATGGACTGGATGCTGCCGACTATACTGGTGTGGCTGCTGAACGGTATTCTGGTGTCAGGGGTTCTGATCCAACTGTTGGTGTATGGAGAGCCTGTAACCAGACCACACTCTGGATCCTCTGTCCTGTTCTGGAGGCACCGTAAGCAGGCTGACCTGGACCTAGCTAGa GGAGATTTTGCCCAGGCCAGTCAGAACCTGTGGACCTGTCTCAAAGCTCTTGGTCGTCCCTTACCCATCTCTCAGTTGGACCTGGCCTGTGCTGCACTCTGGTCCCTGCTCAGATTCTGCCTCCAGCGCCTCTGGGTTGGCCGCTGGCTAGCTGCCAGGGCCGGAGGGCTGCGTTCTGACCGCCCCCTAAAGGAGGACGCCTGCAAAAGCAGCCGCGACGCTGCCCTGGTTTACCACCGCCTGCACCAGCTTCACATGACAG GTAAGCTGAATGGTAGCCACCTGTCAGCGGTGCACATGGCTCTAAGTGCGGTGAACCTGGCAGAGTGTGCTGGCTCCTGTCTGCCTGTAGCCAGTCTGGCTGAGGTCTATGTCTCAGCGGCTCTTCGGGTCAAAGCCAGCTTGCCAAGGATCCTGCATTTTACCTCT CGTGTGTTCCTGAGCAGCGCCCGCCAGGCGTGCCTGTCGTCCAGTGGCAGTGTGCCTCCAGCTATGCAGTGGCTGTGTCACCCGCTAGGTCACCGCTTCTTTGTGGATGGGGATTGGGCTATTCGCAGCACTCCGAAAGAAAGCATCTACAGTCAGGCTGGCAATACTG TGGATCCTCTGGCCCAGGTGACTCAGGCATTCAGGGAACATCTCCTGGAGAAAGCTCTGTACTGTGTGGCCCAGCCTCACGAAGAGAAAAGATCCAGCCAGGGCGAGGG AGAGTATGCTGATGCCCTGGAGTATCTCCAGCTGTTGATCAGTGCTTCAGATGCGGCTGGTGCCACATCACAGTCCTTTGCCATCGGCTCCAACATGGCCACTGTGACTG GCTGTGACCCTCACTCCAAGTGGTGGTCCTCAGTTACCGTCGTGATCATCAACTGGCTCCAAGGAGACGACGCCGCGGCGGAGAGACTGTATCCGACTGTTGAGCACCTGCCCCGCAGTCTTCAGAACGCAGA GAGTCTTCTGCCCAAGGCATGTCTGAACACATTCAGAGCGGTGAGGGCTCTGCTGTCCAAGCCAGAAAACTGCCAGCTGAGTCTGAGCTACAGCGACAAGGCCAGCGCCCTGCTTCGAGACAGCCTCAACCTAGGACCACACTGCCACAGCTCCAGTTTAgacaag GTTGTCCAGTTGCTCTTATGCGATCTCTTACTGGTGATGAGGACCAATGTGTGGCgtctgcagcagcagggggCAGGTCCTGCAGGTTCAGGGTCGACAGGTACCAGCGGCCCCACCGGGGTCCACCAGGCATCCCCACCAGAGCTCCAAGGCTTTCAGCAAGATCTCAGCTCGCTACGCAAACTCGCACACAGCTTCAGGCCTGCAATGCGGAGG